The Procambarus clarkii isolate CNS0578487 chromosome 24, FALCON_Pclarkii_2.0, whole genome shotgun sequence genome includes a region encoding these proteins:
- the LOC123761752 gene encoding uncharacterized protein isoform X3 codes for MPSSGQELEFVFIKRVLWPTELSLPSHLLSTSKNISVVCKGSLYTLRSNLDTTVCAWYSIACDTGEYTPNYPRLNHVCFSECRLRKC; via the exons ATGCCATCGTCAG GGCAGGAGCTGGAATTTGTGTTCATTAAACGTGTCCTGTGGCCTACCGAGTTAAGTTTGCCGTCTCATCTATTGTCTACTTCAAAAAACATCAGTGTCGTTTGCAAAGG ATCACTGTACACTTTGCGGTCCAACCTGGATACCACAGTGTGTGCTTGGTACTCTATCGCTTGCGACACAGGAGAATACACGCCAAACTATCCTCGACTTAATCATGTTTGTTTTTCAG
- the LOC123761753 gene encoding trichohyalin isoform X1: MEKSQQMKNVQDCTDTSDCVELSRTSGLYLKPIARLSITVTLPQLKSGQSISNWEVMEKLRVAILPELFSVIKVTKSTLEFLRFDAEIENKKNLPQVISKIDQKGIKLSGFSDLLKIRATEAKVPFPSRYDWDCFFRDAKHMNEMKPGERPDTVHFQDLPCRWFAHYNDTNMNMPSPYVLSKVMATYGEVRVVDIPMCDSYRKKMSASINGIHTFSFGQDLVFEAYVQFKEYIGFAKCMHALQGKKLVFMDGDKAWSTNIKVDFDRTKHLSEYSIKKRTAEREKLIAADREKEEKVRRKKEMEEMKVEAERMKLEEEQKLREERKEAKRREKEERRKAREEKRRKKRLMKAEEKIKQEEEEEEAKFARKIALEERKLLLAQRKLESIRLLDELFERIKIVRQKEISHQRETELFQHIDVHNTKKLKDCKLQEKLASKERMLRDKLVRSYKSREEDRMEQQREKVRKAVQGKVRLQSVISAASLSSISSATTDTNSDSSSDSDSSSSTSTSSESNPPKIIVGRMRMDQVNDEKHQNDPTSWSQVRPNEPQQFPPYYEGFGGKESHNFPEEWGHDDVYYDQGRGRSRGRWRFPRGPWRGRGFRDRGRGFRDRGRGFRGSWQHNKFGHEREVKPTTWYKREDNDNLSRSRSHSRSRSRSRRSRSRRSSSRSYSRSRRSRSKSRSRSRSKRSRSRSRSRSRSKRSRSKSRSRSRSRSRSRSRSRSRSRSKSRSRSRSKSKHRSRSKSKHRSRSKSKSKRSHSKSKSRSRSKSRSRSKSGSRTRSRNKKHKRTSREKSSRSPDRRRDKYRNERHKQSGNRKDSDKKDDDINYDDLRESDLELSSDPEDNRYEDEYVEEEYEDNYYQNFHPRGHDRGGYPNFRRGFRGRWPRIWRGRNRGSGYPGYFGHYEERDDWRQSQMGARDPYQDIYVKYFESVADREAANKDSNVEERRLREESRDQKEFEGAREREVDHRGTSKDNNRSYVQEELHGGLESRSCNDYKDQRSIERMRGKSDWTGEFDHKPRESNDRKSHPYIDSHKGDNKLLERTDCAPERRGAEKYEQKHLIAEEVNVRKHDNNIDFNQRHIREKPRLDREQNEGARKVLLLHEREKHCEQGERSKRGLSYDSNLRIPSVVREGNNEKRYGIPDKPGFERLHERDDNRSDGIDMRWKNQILRADIEREKRDISVKDRLSFGNVKHHRDINLIENRTKCAFPAKAIRGRQNMDLIEPRGRRIINHNETRGRVDVDINKPRERRDIQSKELRVRHDIHGERRVRSDMKHIETRERSQAELTVDRDRHDECSELRKRREHSEGDRHDERNELRKRRDRNEADRHDEHSELRMRHEHSEVDRNNERSELRKRREHSETDRHDERSELRKRHEHSEVDRHDERSELRKRREHIEVDRHDERSELRKRREHSEVDRHDERSDLRKRREHSEVDRHDERSELRKQRGHSEVTESYKSESETDDDDNECESPRKRHGDSSRKRRKRRKKKRDERSDDGRKHKHKKKKKKRESERD; encoded by the exons ATGGAAAAATCTCAACAAATGAAGAATGTACAAGACTGTACAGATACAAGTGACTGTGTGGAGCTCTCTCGAACATCAGGCCTGTATCTCAAGCCAATAGCACGGCTTAGTATCACAGTTACACTACCACAGCTCAAGTCTGGCCAGTCAATCTCCAACTGGGAg GTAATGGAAAAGCTACGAGTAGCTATTCTTCCAGAATTATTTTCAGTTATCAAAGTGACTAAGAGCACATTAGAATTCTTAAGGTTTGATGCTGAAATTGAAAATAAGAAGAATCTTCCACAGGTCATTAGTAAAATTGATCAAAAG GGCATCAAGTTGAGTGGGTTCTCCGACTTGCTAAAGATTCGAGCTACCGAGGCAAAAGTTCCCTTCCCATCTCGCTATGATTGGGACTGTTTCTTCCGAGATGCCAAACACATGAATGAGATGAAGCCTGGTGAAAGACCCGACACTGTTCACTTTCAA GACCTTCCGTGCCGTTGGTTTGCTCACTACAATGACACAAACATGAACATGCCAAGTCCCTATGTATTAAGCAAAGTAATGGCAACCTATGGAGAAGTTCGAGTGGTGGACATTCCCATGTGCGATTCGTACCGCAAGAAGATGTCGGCTTCTATCAATGGCATCCATACCTTCAGTTTTGGACAAGATTTGGTGTTTGAGGCATATGTGCAGTTCAAAGAATATATTGGATTTGCAAAGTGTATGCATGCTTTACAGGGGAAAAAACTGGTATTCATGGACGGTGACAAGGCTTGGAGTACTAATATCAAG GTTGACTTTGATCGTACTAAGCACCTGTCAGAATACTCCATCAAGAAACGCACAGCTGAACGAGAGAAACTGATTGCAGCAGACCGTGAAAAAGAAGAAAAAGTTCGAaggaagaaagaaatggaagaaaTGAAAGTTGAGGCTGAAAG GATGAAATTAGAAGAGGAGCAGAAACTCAGAGAAGAACGTAAGGAAGCAAAGAGAAgggagaaagaagaaagaagaaaagcAAGGGAAGAGAAAAGACGAAAAAAGAGACTCATGAAAGCAGAAGAAAAGATTaaacaagaggaggaggaagaggaggctaagtttgctaggAAGATTGCTCTGGAGGAACGCAAACTATTACTGGCTCAACGCAAGTTAGAGAGTATTCGTCTTTTGGATGAGCTGTTTGAAAGGATAAAG ATTGTGAGGCAGAAAGAAATATCTCACCAGCGAGAGACTGAACTCTTTCAACACATTGATGTGCATAATACAAAAAAG TTAAAGGACTGTAAGCTGCAGGAGAAGTTGGCAAGTAAGGAACGGATGCTGCGGGATAAGCTAGTCCGCTCCTATAAATCTAGGGAGGAAGACCGAATGGAGCAGCAACGAGAAAAGGTTCGGAAAGCTGTTCAAGGAAAG GTTCGCCTGCAAAGTGTTATTTCAGCTGCATCGCTGTCTTCCATCTCAAGTGCTACAACTGATACCAACTCGGATTCCAGCTCTGATTCAGACTCCTCCTCCTCTACTTCAACTTCATCAGAATCAAATCCACCCAAAATTATAGTTG GTCGTATGCGTATGGATCAAGTGAATGATGAAAAACATCAAAATGACCCCACAAGTTGGTCACAAGTTAGACCTAATGAGCCCCAGCAATTCCCACCATATTATGAGGGTTTTGGCGGTAAAGAATCTCATAACTTTCCCGAGGAATGGGGGCATGATGATGTATATTATGACCAGGGACGAGGAAGGAGCCGAGGAAGATGGAGATTTCCCCGAGGTCCATGGAGGGGTCGTGGTTTTAGGGATAGGGGACGAGGTTTTAGAGACCGAGGTCGTGGCTTTAGAGGTTCTTGGCAACACAACAAATTTGGACATGAGAGGGAAGTAAAACCAACAACATGGTACAAAAGAGAGGATAATGACAACCTTTCACGGTCTAGATCCCACTCTAGATCAAGATCCAGGTCTAGAAGGTCTAGGTCTAGAAGGTCCAGCTCTCGCTCATATTCAAGATCTAGAAGGTCACGGTCAAAGTCCAGATCTCGGTCAAGGTCTAAAAGGTCTCGCTCAAGGTCCAGATCTCGGTCAAGGTCTAAAAGATCGCGGTCAAAATCTAGATCCAGGTCCCGGTCCAGATCCAGATCCAGATCCAGATCCAGATCCAGATCCAGATCCAAGTCCAGGTCCAGATCCAGATCCAAATCTAAACACAGGTCACGCTCAAAGTCTAAACACAGATCAAGATCCAAATCAAAATCTAAAAGGTCACATTCTAAGTCCAAATCAAGAAGTAGATCAAAATCCAGATCACGCTCCAAGTCTGGTTCAAGGACCAGGAGTAGAAACAAGAAACATAAGCGCACTAGCCGTGAAAAGTCCAGTCGATCACCTGATAGACGAAGAGATAAATACAGAAATGAACGGCACAAACAAAGTGGCAACAGAAAGGACAGTGATAAAAAAGATGATGATATTAATTATGATGATCTAAGGGAGAGTGACTTGGAGCTGTCGAGCGATCCAGAGGACAATCGTTATGAAGATGAATATGTTGAAGAGGAATATGAAGACAACTATTACCAAAACTTTCATCCACGAGGTCATGACCGTGGGGGCTACCCAAACTTTCGAAGAGGGTTCCGTGGACGTTGGCCTCGAATCTGGCGAGGGAGAAATCGAGGCAGTGGATATCCCGGCTATTTTGGTCATTATGAAGAGCGTGATGATTGGCGACAAAGTCAAATGGGTGCAAGAGATCCTTATCaagatatatatgtaaaatatttTGAGAGCGTGGCTGACCGTGAAGCTGCAAATAAAGATAGCAATGTTGAAGAAAGGAGATTACGAGAAGAATCCAGGGATCAAAAAGAATTTGAGGGGGCTAGGGAAAGAGAAGTCGACCATAGAGGTACGTCTAAAGATAATAACCGTAGTTATGTACAGGAAGAACTTCATGGTGGTCTTGAGTCCAGAAGTTGTAATGACTACAAAGATCAGAGAAGTATTGAAAGAATGAGAGGTAAAAGTGACTGGACAGGAGAGTTTGATCATAAACCAAGGGAAAGTAATGATAGGAAATCTCACCCATATATTGATAGTCACAAAGGAGATAATAAATTACTAGAAAGGACAGACTGTGCACCTGAAAGAAGAGGAGCAGAGAAATATGAACAAAAGCATCTAATAGCGGAAGAAGTTAATGTTCGAAAACATGATAATAACATTGACTTTAATCAGAGGCATATCAGGGAAAAACCAAGACTTGATAGAGAGCAAAATGAGGGTGCTCGAAAGGTCCTTCTTCTCCACGAAAGAGAAAAGCACTGTGAGCAAGGAGAGAGAAGCAAAAGAGGACTGAGCTATGATAGTAATTTGCGAATCCCTAGTGTAGTGAGGGAAGGCAACAATGAAAAACGATATGGCATTCCAGATAAGCCAGGTTTTGAAAGGCTGCATGAGAGAGATGACAATAGAAGTGATGGTATTGATATGAGGTGGAAAAATCAAATTCTAAGGGCTGACATAGAAAGAGAAAAAAGGGATATATCTGTGAAGGACAGGCTAAGCTTTGGTAATGTCAAGCATCACAGGGATATTAATCTTATTGAAAATAGAACAAAGTGTGCTTTTCCTGCTAAGGCAATAAGAGGGAGACAAAATATGGATCTTATTGAACCTAGAGGAAGACGTATCATTAATCACAATGAAACCAGAGGGAGAGTTGATGTAGACATTAACAAACCAAGGGAAAGAAGAGACATTCAGTCCAAAGAACTCAGAGTTAGACATGACATCCATGGTGAAAGGAGAGTAAGAAGTGACATGAAACATATTGAAACTAGAGAGCGGTCTCAAGCTGAACTCACTGTAGATAGAGACAGACATGATGAATGCAGTGAACTCAGAAAGAGGCGTGAGCACAGCGAAGGTGACAGACATGATGAACGTAATGAACTCAGAAAGAGGCGTGATCGAAATGAAGCTGACAGACATGATGAACATAGTGAACTCAGAATGAGGCATGAACATAGTGAAGTTGACAGAAATAATGAGCGTAGTGAACTCAGAAAGCGGCGTGAGCATAGTGAAACTGACAGGCATGATGAACGTAGTGAACTTAGAAAGCGACATGAGCACAGTGAAGTTGACAGACATGATGAACGTAGTGAACTGAGAAAGCGTCGTGAACACATTGAAGTCGACAGACATGATGAACGTAGTGAGCTCAGAAAGCGGCGTGAGCATAGTGAAGTCGACAGGCATGATGAACGTAGCGATCTCAGAAAGCGGCGTGAGCATAGTGAAGTTGACAGGCATGATGAACGTAGTGAACTCAGAAAACAGCGTGGGCATAGTGAAGTTACTGAAAGTTATAAGTCTGAAAGTGAAacagatgatgatgataatgagtgTGAATCTCCTAGAAAAAGACATGGTGATAGTAGTAGGAAGAGAAGAAAacgaagaaagaaaaagagagatgaAAGAAGTGATGACGGTAGAAAACATAAGCataaaaagaagaaaaagaaaagggAATCAGAGAGAGATTGA
- the LOC123761753 gene encoding trichohyalin isoform X2 encodes MEKSQQMKNVQDCTDTSDCVELSRTSGLYLKPIARLSITVTLPQLKSGQSISNWEVMEKLRVAILPELFSVIKVTKSTLEFLRFDAEIENKKNLPQVISKIDQKGIKLSGFSDLLKIRATEAKVPFPSRYDWDCFFRDAKHMNEMKPGERPDTVHFQDLPCRWFAHYNDTNMNMPSPYVLSKVMATYGEVRVVDIPMCDSYRKKMSASINGIHTFSFGQDLVFEAYVQFKEYIGFAKCMHALQGKKLVFMDGDKAWSTNIKVDFDRTKHLSEYSIKKRTAEREKLIAADREKEEKVRRKKEMEEMKVEAERMKLEEEQKLREERKEAKRREKEERRKAREEKRRKKRLMKAEEKIKQEEEEEEAKFARKIALEERKLLLAQRKLESIRLLDELFERIKIVRQKEISHQRETELFQHIDVHNTKKLKDCKLQEKLASKERMLRDKLVRSYKSREEDRMEQQREKVRLQSVISAASLSSISSATTDTNSDSSSDSDSSSSTSTSSESNPPKIIVGRMRMDQVNDEKHQNDPTSWSQVRPNEPQQFPPYYEGFGGKESHNFPEEWGHDDVYYDQGRGRSRGRWRFPRGPWRGRGFRDRGRGFRDRGRGFRGSWQHNKFGHEREVKPTTWYKREDNDNLSRSRSHSRSRSRSRRSRSRRSSSRSYSRSRRSRSKSRSRSRSKRSRSRSRSRSRSKRSRSKSRSRSRSRSRSRSRSRSRSRSKSRSRSRSKSKHRSRSKSKHRSRSKSKSKRSHSKSKSRSRSKSRSRSKSGSRTRSRNKKHKRTSREKSSRSPDRRRDKYRNERHKQSGNRKDSDKKDDDINYDDLRESDLELSSDPEDNRYEDEYVEEEYEDNYYQNFHPRGHDRGGYPNFRRGFRGRWPRIWRGRNRGSGYPGYFGHYEERDDWRQSQMGARDPYQDIYVKYFESVADREAANKDSNVEERRLREESRDQKEFEGAREREVDHRGTSKDNNRSYVQEELHGGLESRSCNDYKDQRSIERMRGKSDWTGEFDHKPRESNDRKSHPYIDSHKGDNKLLERTDCAPERRGAEKYEQKHLIAEEVNVRKHDNNIDFNQRHIREKPRLDREQNEGARKVLLLHEREKHCEQGERSKRGLSYDSNLRIPSVVREGNNEKRYGIPDKPGFERLHERDDNRSDGIDMRWKNQILRADIEREKRDISVKDRLSFGNVKHHRDINLIENRTKCAFPAKAIRGRQNMDLIEPRGRRIINHNETRGRVDVDINKPRERRDIQSKELRVRHDIHGERRVRSDMKHIETRERSQAELTVDRDRHDECSELRKRREHSEGDRHDERNELRKRRDRNEADRHDEHSELRMRHEHSEVDRNNERSELRKRREHSETDRHDERSELRKRHEHSEVDRHDERSELRKRREHIEVDRHDERSELRKRREHSEVDRHDERSDLRKRREHSEVDRHDERSELRKQRGHSEVTESYKSESETDDDDNECESPRKRHGDSSRKRRKRRKKKRDERSDDGRKHKHKKKKKKRESERD; translated from the exons ATGGAAAAATCTCAACAAATGAAGAATGTACAAGACTGTACAGATACAAGTGACTGTGTGGAGCTCTCTCGAACATCAGGCCTGTATCTCAAGCCAATAGCACGGCTTAGTATCACAGTTACACTACCACAGCTCAAGTCTGGCCAGTCAATCTCCAACTGGGAg GTAATGGAAAAGCTACGAGTAGCTATTCTTCCAGAATTATTTTCAGTTATCAAAGTGACTAAGAGCACATTAGAATTCTTAAGGTTTGATGCTGAAATTGAAAATAAGAAGAATCTTCCACAGGTCATTAGTAAAATTGATCAAAAG GGCATCAAGTTGAGTGGGTTCTCCGACTTGCTAAAGATTCGAGCTACCGAGGCAAAAGTTCCCTTCCCATCTCGCTATGATTGGGACTGTTTCTTCCGAGATGCCAAACACATGAATGAGATGAAGCCTGGTGAAAGACCCGACACTGTTCACTTTCAA GACCTTCCGTGCCGTTGGTTTGCTCACTACAATGACACAAACATGAACATGCCAAGTCCCTATGTATTAAGCAAAGTAATGGCAACCTATGGAGAAGTTCGAGTGGTGGACATTCCCATGTGCGATTCGTACCGCAAGAAGATGTCGGCTTCTATCAATGGCATCCATACCTTCAGTTTTGGACAAGATTTGGTGTTTGAGGCATATGTGCAGTTCAAAGAATATATTGGATTTGCAAAGTGTATGCATGCTTTACAGGGGAAAAAACTGGTATTCATGGACGGTGACAAGGCTTGGAGTACTAATATCAAG GTTGACTTTGATCGTACTAAGCACCTGTCAGAATACTCCATCAAGAAACGCACAGCTGAACGAGAGAAACTGATTGCAGCAGACCGTGAAAAAGAAGAAAAAGTTCGAaggaagaaagaaatggaagaaaTGAAAGTTGAGGCTGAAAG GATGAAATTAGAAGAGGAGCAGAAACTCAGAGAAGAACGTAAGGAAGCAAAGAGAAgggagaaagaagaaagaagaaaagcAAGGGAAGAGAAAAGACGAAAAAAGAGACTCATGAAAGCAGAAGAAAAGATTaaacaagaggaggaggaagaggaggctaagtttgctaggAAGATTGCTCTGGAGGAACGCAAACTATTACTGGCTCAACGCAAGTTAGAGAGTATTCGTCTTTTGGATGAGCTGTTTGAAAGGATAAAG ATTGTGAGGCAGAAAGAAATATCTCACCAGCGAGAGACTGAACTCTTTCAACACATTGATGTGCATAATACAAAAAAG TTAAAGGACTGTAAGCTGCAGGAGAAGTTGGCAAGTAAGGAACGGATGCTGCGGGATAAGCTAGTCCGCTCCTATAAATCTAGGGAGGAAGACCGAATGGAGCAGCAACGAGAAAAG GTTCGCCTGCAAAGTGTTATTTCAGCTGCATCGCTGTCTTCCATCTCAAGTGCTACAACTGATACCAACTCGGATTCCAGCTCTGATTCAGACTCCTCCTCCTCTACTTCAACTTCATCAGAATCAAATCCACCCAAAATTATAGTTG GTCGTATGCGTATGGATCAAGTGAATGATGAAAAACATCAAAATGACCCCACAAGTTGGTCACAAGTTAGACCTAATGAGCCCCAGCAATTCCCACCATATTATGAGGGTTTTGGCGGTAAAGAATCTCATAACTTTCCCGAGGAATGGGGGCATGATGATGTATATTATGACCAGGGACGAGGAAGGAGCCGAGGAAGATGGAGATTTCCCCGAGGTCCATGGAGGGGTCGTGGTTTTAGGGATAGGGGACGAGGTTTTAGAGACCGAGGTCGTGGCTTTAGAGGTTCTTGGCAACACAACAAATTTGGACATGAGAGGGAAGTAAAACCAACAACATGGTACAAAAGAGAGGATAATGACAACCTTTCACGGTCTAGATCCCACTCTAGATCAAGATCCAGGTCTAGAAGGTCTAGGTCTAGAAGGTCCAGCTCTCGCTCATATTCAAGATCTAGAAGGTCACGGTCAAAGTCCAGATCTCGGTCAAGGTCTAAAAGGTCTCGCTCAAGGTCCAGATCTCGGTCAAGGTCTAAAAGATCGCGGTCAAAATCTAGATCCAGGTCCCGGTCCAGATCCAGATCCAGATCCAGATCCAGATCCAGATCCAGATCCAAGTCCAGGTCCAGATCCAGATCCAAATCTAAACACAGGTCACGCTCAAAGTCTAAACACAGATCAAGATCCAAATCAAAATCTAAAAGGTCACATTCTAAGTCCAAATCAAGAAGTAGATCAAAATCCAGATCACGCTCCAAGTCTGGTTCAAGGACCAGGAGTAGAAACAAGAAACATAAGCGCACTAGCCGTGAAAAGTCCAGTCGATCACCTGATAGACGAAGAGATAAATACAGAAATGAACGGCACAAACAAAGTGGCAACAGAAAGGACAGTGATAAAAAAGATGATGATATTAATTATGATGATCTAAGGGAGAGTGACTTGGAGCTGTCGAGCGATCCAGAGGACAATCGTTATGAAGATGAATATGTTGAAGAGGAATATGAAGACAACTATTACCAAAACTTTCATCCACGAGGTCATGACCGTGGGGGCTACCCAAACTTTCGAAGAGGGTTCCGTGGACGTTGGCCTCGAATCTGGCGAGGGAGAAATCGAGGCAGTGGATATCCCGGCTATTTTGGTCATTATGAAGAGCGTGATGATTGGCGACAAAGTCAAATGGGTGCAAGAGATCCTTATCaagatatatatgtaaaatatttTGAGAGCGTGGCTGACCGTGAAGCTGCAAATAAAGATAGCAATGTTGAAGAAAGGAGATTACGAGAAGAATCCAGGGATCAAAAAGAATTTGAGGGGGCTAGGGAAAGAGAAGTCGACCATAGAGGTACGTCTAAAGATAATAACCGTAGTTATGTACAGGAAGAACTTCATGGTGGTCTTGAGTCCAGAAGTTGTAATGACTACAAAGATCAGAGAAGTATTGAAAGAATGAGAGGTAAAAGTGACTGGACAGGAGAGTTTGATCATAAACCAAGGGAAAGTAATGATAGGAAATCTCACCCATATATTGATAGTCACAAAGGAGATAATAAATTACTAGAAAGGACAGACTGTGCACCTGAAAGAAGAGGAGCAGAGAAATATGAACAAAAGCATCTAATAGCGGAAGAAGTTAATGTTCGAAAACATGATAATAACATTGACTTTAATCAGAGGCATATCAGGGAAAAACCAAGACTTGATAGAGAGCAAAATGAGGGTGCTCGAAAGGTCCTTCTTCTCCACGAAAGAGAAAAGCACTGTGAGCAAGGAGAGAGAAGCAAAAGAGGACTGAGCTATGATAGTAATTTGCGAATCCCTAGTGTAGTGAGGGAAGGCAACAATGAAAAACGATATGGCATTCCAGATAAGCCAGGTTTTGAAAGGCTGCATGAGAGAGATGACAATAGAAGTGATGGTATTGATATGAGGTGGAAAAATCAAATTCTAAGGGCTGACATAGAAAGAGAAAAAAGGGATATATCTGTGAAGGACAGGCTAAGCTTTGGTAATGTCAAGCATCACAGGGATATTAATCTTATTGAAAATAGAACAAAGTGTGCTTTTCCTGCTAAGGCAATAAGAGGGAGACAAAATATGGATCTTATTGAACCTAGAGGAAGACGTATCATTAATCACAATGAAACCAGAGGGAGAGTTGATGTAGACATTAACAAACCAAGGGAAAGAAGAGACATTCAGTCCAAAGAACTCAGAGTTAGACATGACATCCATGGTGAAAGGAGAGTAAGAAGTGACATGAAACATATTGAAACTAGAGAGCGGTCTCAAGCTGAACTCACTGTAGATAGAGACAGACATGATGAATGCAGTGAACTCAGAAAGAGGCGTGAGCACAGCGAAGGTGACAGACATGATGAACGTAATGAACTCAGAAAGAGGCGTGATCGAAATGAAGCTGACAGACATGATGAACATAGTGAACTCAGAATGAGGCATGAACATAGTGAAGTTGACAGAAATAATGAGCGTAGTGAACTCAGAAAGCGGCGTGAGCATAGTGAAACTGACAGGCATGATGAACGTAGTGAACTTAGAAAGCGACATGAGCACAGTGAAGTTGACAGACATGATGAACGTAGTGAACTGAGAAAGCGTCGTGAACACATTGAAGTCGACAGACATGATGAACGTAGTGAGCTCAGAAAGCGGCGTGAGCATAGTGAAGTCGACAGGCATGATGAACGTAGCGATCTCAGAAAGCGGCGTGAGCATAGTGAAGTTGACAGGCATGATGAACGTAGTGAACTCAGAAAACAGCGTGGGCATAGTGAAGTTACTGAAAGTTATAAGTCTGAAAGTGAAacagatgatgatgataatgagtgTGAATCTCCTAGAAAAAGACATGGTGATAGTAGTAGGAAGAGAAGAAAacgaagaaagaaaaagagagatgaAAGAAGTGATGACGGTAGAAAACATAAGCataaaaagaagaaaaagaaaagggAATCAGAGAGAGATTGA